One Hypomesus transpacificus isolate Combined female chromosome 6, fHypTra1, whole genome shotgun sequence DNA segment encodes these proteins:
- the rps29 gene encoding 40S ribosomal protein S29, with the protein MGHQQLYWSHPRKFGQGSRSCRVCSNRHGLIRKYGLNMCRQCFRQYAKDIGFVKLD; encoded by the exons ATGGGCCATCAACAGCTCTATTGGAGTCACCCCAGAAAATTCGGCCAGGGTTCACGATCCTG CCGGGTATGCTCGAACAGACACGGTTTGATCCGTAAATATGGTCTGAACATGTGCCGTCAGTGCTTCAGGCAGTACGCGAAAGACATCGGCTTTGTGAAG CTGGATTAA
- the mgat2 gene encoding alpha-1,6-mannosyl-glycoprotein 2-beta-N-acetylglucosaminyltransferase: MRFRIYKRKVVILTLVVVICGLAFWSSGKQKKSNSTSVPKEVEPVKRSSSSSSSSSSSSSSNQVQVTPVVSKVPPPVIPAAIANETHQEKVKEKEKVLKPDVDNTTLVYRGIVFQLNFDQIVRNEEKFKTVRHKDDLVVVVQVHNRPDYLKLLVESLRKAEGIERVLLVFSHDFWSPEVNQVVASVDFCQVLQIFFPFSIQLYPQEFPGNDPKDCPRDISKTEALKLGCINAEYPDSFGHYREAKFSQTKHHWWWKLHFVWDRVRAMKDHNGLVLLIEEDHFLSPDFIHTLKLMTVLKTEQCPDCDILSMGSYTHIGYSGKANKVEVKAWKSTEHNMGMALGRATYQKLIHCTDAFCTYDDYNWDWSLQHLTVTCLPSYWKVMVCEAPRIFHAGDCGMHHKKAVCMPASQKIKIENILQSSGNQLFPKNLLITKRLPAPGVGGVAPHVKNGGWGDIRDHELCKSYLRLQ; encoded by the coding sequence ATGAGATTCCGAATCTACAAGAGGAAGGTGGTGATTCTGACACTGGTGGTGGTCATCTGTGGGCTGGCATTCTGGAGCAGTGGAAAGCAGAAGAAGAGTAACAGCACATCTGTCCCTAAAGAAGTGGAGCCTGTGAAAAGAAGcagtagcagtagtagtagtagtagtagtagtagtagtagtaaccAGGTACAGGTCACACCAGTGGTCAGTAAGGTACCCCCACCTGTCATCCCTGCTGCGATTGCCAACGAGACTCACCAGGAGAAGgtaaaggagaaggagaaagtgtTGAAGCCGGATGTAGACAACACCACCTTGGTATACCGTGGCATTGTGTTCCAGCTCAACTTTGACCAGATCGTGAGAAACGAGGAGAAGTTCAAGACGGTCAGACATAAAGATGATCTGGTCGTTGTGGTCCAAGTGCACAATAGACCCGACTACTTGAAACTGCTTGTGGAGAGTCTGAGGAAGGCCGAGGGCATTGAGAGGGTGCTGTTGGTGTTCAGCCATGATTTCTGGTCCCCGGAGGTCAACCAGGTGGTGGCCTCAGTTGATTTCTGTCAGGTCCTTCAGATCTTCTTTCCATTCAGCATACAACTCTACCCCCAGGAGTTCCCTGGTAATGACCCCAAAGACTGCCCCAGAGACATTTCCAAGACAGAAGCCTTAAAGCTGGGTTGCATCAATGCAGAGTACCCTGACTCGTTCGGACACTACCGCGAAGCCAAGTTCTCCCAGACCAAACACCACTGGTGGTGGAAGCTGCATTTTGTTTGGGACAGAGTCAGGGCTATGAAGGACCACAATGGTCTGGTCCTGCTGATTGAAGAGGACCACTTCCTGTCACCTGATTTCATCCACACCCTGAAGCTGATGACAGTCCTGAAGACAGAGCAGTGCCCTGACTGTGACATCCTGTCTATGGGGAGTTACACCCACATTGGCTACTCCGGCAAAGCCAACAAGGTGGAGGTGAAAGCCTGGAAGTCTACTGAGCACAACATGGGGATGGCTCTGGGCAGAGCCACCTATCAGAAGCTCATCCACTGTACTGATGCTTTTTGCACTTATGATGACTACAACTGGGACTGGTCGCTGCAGCACCTGACTGTTACCTGCCTGCCCTCCTACTGGAAGGTGATGGTGTGCGAGGCTCCTAGGATCTTCCACGCTGGGGACTGTGGCATGCACCACAAGAAGGCAGTGTGCATGCCGGCCAGCCAGAAAATCAAGATAGAGAACATTCTCCAGAGCAGTGGAAACCAGCTGTTTCCAAAGAACCTCTTGATAACTAAGAGACTTCCCGCCCCTGGTGTTGGAGGTGTGGCCCCCCATGTGAAGAACGGAGGTTGGGGGGATATTAGGGACCATGAACTCTGCAAGAGCTACCTTCGATTACAGTGA